The stretch of DNA ATGGCATACGTATTTCGACGCTTCGGTGATGATTATCACCTTTGTGCTCACAGGACGACTGTTGGAAGAGCGAGCCAAAGACGAGACGGCAGGTAGCATTCGACAGCTGATGGGCCTGGCTCCGAAGACAGCCCGGCTCGTCGACGGCGACGAACTGCATGATGTTCCCATTGCCACCATCAGTCGGGGGGACATTCTTGAGGTGCGTGCCGGCGAGAAAGTGCCGGTGGATGGCGAAGTGACACAGGCCGAGAGCTTTATGACAACAGGCGGAGCGTATGTAGACGAGAGCATGATTACGGGCGAACCCACCCCCGCTCTTAAGCAAAAAGGTGCGAAAGTGCTGGCCGGAACAATGGTTTCACAAGGCAAGTTGAGGTTTAAAGCGCAGCAGATTGGCGAACATACGGCCCTGGCACAAATCATCAAAATGGTGCAGCAGGCGCAGGGAAGCAAGGCTCCCGTGCAACGAACGGTAGACCGTGTGGCACGCATCTTTGTGCCCACGGTGGGCATCATTGCCTTGATAACGTTCTCACTTTGGTGGATCGCGGGTGGCTATACAGCTCTTCCGCAAGCTCTTCTCTCGGCGGTGGCAGTGCTGGTTATCGCCTGTCCATGCGCCATGGGCCTGGCCACACCCACGGCCTTGATGGTTTCTATCGGCAAAGCGGCACAGATGAATGTACTTATTAAGGATGCTTCGGCCCTGGAGAGCCTCAAAAGCATCGATGCTATGGTGATAGACAAGACAGGAACGCTTACTGTTCCCAACCAAAACATCGACTTTACTAAGGCCGATGTCTTGCCTTTGGAGCAACGAGAAACCCTGAAACCCCACGCCCGAGAGGCGATGGAAGAACTAAGAAAGTTGGGTATAGAGGTGTATATGATGAGCGGCGACAAGGAAGAAGCGGCGCAATATTGGGCCCAACAGGCAGGTATCGACCATTATTGCAGTAGGGTTCTTCCGCAAGACAAAGAAAATAAAGTGCGCCAACTGCAAGCAGTCGGACACAAAGTGGCCATGGTGGGCGACGGCATCAATGATACCCAAGCACTGGCACTGGCCGATGTGGGTATCGCTATGGGTAAAGGAACCGACGTTGCCATAGATGCCGCACAGGCTACACTCATGGGCGACGACCTGAGACGCATTCCGCAGGCCATCCGTTTGAGCCGAAAAACCACTTCGATGATAGCTCAAAACCTCTTCTGGGCTTTTATTTACAACATCGTCTGCATCCCTTTGGCCGCCGGATTACCTCATGTTTTCGGTATCGACTTTCAGATTACGCCGATGTGGGCCAGTGCCCTTATGGCCTTTTCGAGCGTGAGTGTGGTGCTCAATAGCTTGAGATTGAAGTTGACCAAATAGACAATTGAAAACAACTTAACCCTTAAATAAAGAAGATATGCAGAGGAAACGTTTTGCAATAAGTAGTTGCGGACTAGCTTTCAGCCTGTCGTTGGTGTTCGTATTGTGTGTTCAAGTGGCCTTTGCAGGTAAGCCTTTGAAGTTGTTGGCCATTGGAAACAGTTTCTCGGAAGATGCCATTGAACAGAACCTCTTTGAGTTAGCAGCAGCCACGGGGCACCGGATGGTGATCGGTAACATGTATATTGGCGGTTGTTCGTTAGAAAGACATTGCGACAATGCACGTAATGACAAGCCCGACTACAACTATCGCAAGATAGGAATAGACGGAAAAATGACTCGTACAGCCAACTATACGCTCGACAAGGCCTTACGCGACGAACAATGGGATTACGTTAGTTTGCAACAGGTTAGTCAGCTTTCGGGCGTGTACAGTAGCTTCCAGCCCTATTTAGACAGTCTTATCGCTTACGTTCGGGCACGTGTTCCCGCCACGACTAAGCTGATTTGGCACGTTACTTGGGCCTATGCGCAGAACTCAACACATGGCGGATTTGCCAACTACGACTGCAATCAGGGCAAGATGTATCATGCTATTGTTGAAGGTGCGCAACGTTTAAAGAAAGAAAACACCCACTTTAGTCTCTTTGTTCCCGTGGGTACAGCCATTCAAAACGCCCGTACTTCGTTCGTTGGCGACCATCTTAACCGCGACGGTTTCCATCTCGACCTGGTGCTGGGACGTTATACCGCAGCCTGTACATGGTTCGAATGTCTGTTTAAAACGAATGTTGTGGGTAACAAATTTGCGCCGAAAGGGTTGAGCGTAGCACAAAAAGAAGTGGCACAATGGTCGGCTCACCTTGCCATAGAGCGACCTTTCGAATGTTCGCCAATAAACATTGGCAACATCGCCACACCTGTTTCGGCATCGACTTTCAAATGAAACAAAAGAAAGCGTGTCTGCAAAGAGCTGGCCGTTACTTCACCAGCACTTTGCGTACACGCTTGTTTTCATCGCGCACAACGTTGATACCGCGGTGCAAACAGGCAGAGCGCGTTCCATCAATAGCAAAAATCTGCTGCTGGGCAGACGGTTTTTCTTGCACCGCTCGTTCTACTTTCGTACTTGTTTTGGGCGGATGTAACCGCACAATCATCGACTGTCCGTATTTAAAAGCTATCTCTTTCAACAGCACAAATCCATCTTCATACTCGCCCAATCCGTAGACAACGTGCACCTTTCCCTCACTGTCGTAGCCGTCTACCACAAAGCAATGGGCGAGATAACTCGTCGTTATGCCGCCATAGATCACAGGTCGGCCCGCTGAAAGCTCCTTAAACAGCGTGGTGAACCACGTACTATCGTCGATTTCATGAAGCATGGACGACATGTAAACAGCCTCATCATCATATCCGAAATGCGTCTTCATGGCAGGTGCAATATCCATTTCGAACGCCCCACTGTCCCATTTTCCATACTGCATCTTGACCGCTGCGCCGCAATCGGCCATGAGTTGAGCCACCGCCATGCGCTTTTCTTCAGGATAAGAAGAGAGCGGGCGATAAACGTTCTCCATCTTCGTCCAGTCGTATTGGTGTTTGTCGAAGTGGACTTCAACGGCATACGGACGGCGGTCATCTCCATTATAAGTGTACGAAATCTGCCCTTTCCCCGCTTCGGGATAAGCATAAAACTTCATGACCTGTGCCATGGCCGTTGCCACGCAGCCTGTTTTGCAATGCACACTGCTGCCGGGAGCCTGCGGACACAGGAGGTTATAGGGTGCGTTCTGCCCCCAAGCTGTTTGCAAAAGAGGCTTTACCTCGGTTTTTATTTCAGGTAACAAAGAGCGATACCAGTATTGTTGCGTCTTCTCGACTCCCGAAACAGGAATCGTAAGACCAAAGAGGAAAAAGGAGAAAAGAAATTTGATCATCCTTGTCTGTTGTCTTTGATTCATCAGAGCAGTCCTATATATTGACGAAAATTTAGAATCGATAGCCAGCATAGAGGTTCAACGCGCAAGGAGAACCCAATTCGTAGGTGTTGCTCCATTCTCTTTTATCAATGGCGAGAAAACCGATTTGGAAGCCGGCTCCCACAAAATAGCGATGGAACTCCACCTGCGTCAAAACGTGCAAACCTGTATCCCAACGACGCATGTTCACTTCTGAACCAAAGGTAGAATAGTGACGATCCACAGGGATGTGCCGATAGAAATACAAACCAGGTGTTGCATGCGTTGTGCCGCCTATGCCATAACCCACATAAGGACCAACACCGAGACTGATATAGGTGGTTTGTCCGGGATGAAACTGCAAGAGTGCGTCTACCGGAAGTTGTAGATACAAGCCGCGGATGGTGACCTTTCCACCATAATCAGCCTCTAATGTGCCACCTTTTTGATAAATCTCAAGAGCCGGTTGTAGATGGAATCGACCGCTGGAGAGGAGCCTTATCTGTGCACCAGCCCCGAGATGAAATCCTATGGGCATACCTGCGTTACCCCGCGAAGCGAGAAATCCACTCGTCAATCCCATCCTTACAAAGGGCGTAACCACCTTTTCTTGTGCTCCCAACCGCCCAAACCATATCGCCAATACAGCGATGATCCATATCCTTGCTTTCATTTGTCAGTTCTCCTTTGCATAAAATCTAAACAGAGCTTTTACCTCTTCCGTTGCCATTTGATCGTACAGCACCAGTCCGTAGATCTTTTTCCCCGACGATTCGGTAAAGAGATATTCTACCGTCAGCAATCTACCGTTGATCATCGACCTGGGATCCATCGGCAACGGGAATCTCCACAGATCGCCAGCCTCCTCGATTTGAAGATAAGGAAGGGCCTCGCTTCTCACCAAATTCCTTTCGGGCGCATATTGATAGGGCTTTCCCGTATAGACGTTCCGCCCGTTTTTCGTTTTAAAAACAAAGAGACTGTCGCCACTGAAATAGAGATGATGAGACACCTCAGCGACTTTCTCGACAGGAGAGAATTGTTTGAGTGTTCCCGTAGCTGCATGAATGACATAGATATTGCGCATTTCCCACCCATGACCCTTGATATTCGATTGGAAATAAGAGGTGGGAATGGTGGTGAGATACTTACTTTCGGGCACATCTCCATTGCTGTAGACGAAGCGTTCTTCGGTCAGATCAATATCGTCTTCGCAACTGAAAGCCGATAACAGCGTCGAAAACAGCATGCCGCAGAGCAGCCATTGTGTGAGTTTTACTTTCTTCATGATGTCTTTTTTATGTTAGACGGATTTGCAAAAGCTAAGAGAATGCGATGCAAAAGCTAAGAGAATAGAGGGTAAAAGCTAAGAAAACGACATGCGAAAGCTAAGCTTTTGCAAACGGCTTTGCAACGTCTTATATATAAATAACTTACAGAGTCGACTCATTTTCAAATTCTCTCGCTTGACATGGGCTATTCTTTCAACGCTTCTTCAACCGTCACCAAATCTCCATTTACACAGATAACTTGTACATTGGTGATAGGTTTAAATGGAATTTCGGAATGATTCTTGAGGATGTTATCAGTGAGCTCCTCAAATGGAAAACTCTTATAGTGAGGCAAAGGGTAAAAGTTGACGAGACACAGAGCATCGAAATTACGCAACTGAGGTGCTGCTTCTTCGGCATTATCCATCTCTTTTGCATACCCAATATTGGGCGAAAGAATCATAGCACCTGCCGATTCGCCGATGTATAACTTGCCTGCTTTTATCTGACGGGTAAGCAAAACGTCGGCCTCTTTCCGCATCAACTCCTGTAAAAGAAAGAAAGTGTTGCCTCCCGATACATAAATCAAATCACTTTCGTCCAGTGTTTGGGCAATTTCCTCTTTCGATGCGTTGCCTACTTCAAGTTCTTTTACCTTCAATCCTAATGCCAGCAAGGCTTGCTTTCCTTCTTTAACATAATCTTTATAAGGCTCGTGAAGGCTCGCAGTGGGGATAAATGCCACTGTTTTCCCTTCTAACTTTTTACCAGCAAAGGGTGGGAGTAGTGCCGATACGCCTGCAAAATAGGAGCATAAAAATAGTTTTATCATCGTTGATTACGTTTTAATGACTTGGTGGAGCCGGTCTGTCGAGTTGCTAAACGGCTATTATCACAAGTAAAACCGGCAAGATTGTCAATGCAAAAATACAGATAAAAACGATACAAGGGTGCGAAAACAAAGAAAAATGTTAACTTTGCAGTCGTCAAAAAGACAACAGAGTGCTTGAATAACCTCTTTAAAAACAAGAATAATGAATAAAAAAAACAATCAAGTGAGTGTGCTGTTTATGCTTTTCAGCATTCTCTTTTGCGTTTGTTTGATAGCGGCAAACGTATTGGAAACAAAGCAAATCTCGGTAGGTTCTATCTCTCTGACGGGCGGTCTGATTGTCTTCCCCGTGTCTTACATCATCAACGACTGCGTATGCGAGGTGTGGGGCTATGGCAAAGCTCGCCTGCTGATTTGGGTAGGCTTTGTGATGAACTTCTTCTTCGTGTTGCTCGGCGCACTCTGCGATGCCATTCCCGGTGCACCTTATTGGACGAACGAGGCAGGCTTTCATGCCATCTTTGGTTTGGCTCCACGCATCGTGGCAGCTTCGTTCCTGGCGTTCATCTGCGGGTCGTTCGTCAATGCCTATATCATGAGCCGCATGAAGCTCTCTTCGGGCGGACGCAACTTCTCGCTCCGGGCCGTGGTGAGCACTGTTTTCGGTGAGACGGCCGACTCGGTTATCTTCTTCCCGCTGGCTTTCTGGGGTGTCATTCCCACCGCAGAACTACCCTGGCTCATGTTCTGGCAGGTGATTTTGAAGACGGCCTACGAAGTGCTCGTCTTGCCGATCACCATCCGCGTGGTGCGATATGTGAAGAGATATGAGCAGGAAGATGCCTACGACAACGGCATGAACTACAGCATCTGGAGAGTGTTTAGCATTTAAAGCCTGATAGAATGACATTCACAAGAGAAAAAGAAGGACTTCAATCCTTGGGAAGTCCTACCCAATACAGCATGGATTATGCACCCGAGGTGCTCGAAACCTTTGAGAACAAACATCCCGAGAATGACTATTGGGTGCGGTTCAACTGTCCTGAGTTCACCTCCCTGTGCCCCATCACGGGTCAACCCGACTTTGCCGAGATCCGAATCGCTTATGTTCCGGCCGAACGAATGGTGGAAAGCAAGAGTCTGAAACTCTATCTGTTCAGCTTCCGCAACCATGGCGACTTCCACGAAGACTGTATCAACATCATCCTTAAAGACCTCGTCCGCCTGATGAATCCCAAATACATCGAGGTCGTCGGCCTGTTTACTCCCCGCGGTGGCATCAGTATCTATCCCTACGCCAACTATGGAATGCCCGGCACAAAGTATGAGTTGATGGCGCAACAACGCTTCGAGACATACGATATTCAGCGGTGAAACACTCGCTTGTATCAACGATCCTTGGGGAAAAGGGCAAAGGAAAGTTTCATTATCGTGAAACTTTTGCTATCTTTGCATCGAAGCGTCAACTGTGGCTCAATATAAAATTGGCTTGAAGTAGGAAGTGTTTCATTATCTTTTCAGTTTCTAAGAAACGCGCATGAGGAGAAAAATCATTGCATTTGGTCGTTATTACAAAGACTTTATGGCAACTTTGAACGATAAAGAACAAAGGAAAGTCAAGTACATCCTGTCTCTATTAGAAACAGAAGACAGGTTGCCCGTGAAGTTCATGAAATACCTATCGAAAGGATTATACGAACTGAGAATGAAATACGACAGCAATATCTATCGACTGTTCTTCATCTTCGACGACGACAAAATTGTTGTTCTGTTTAATGGCTTTCAAAAGAAGACCCAAAAAACACCACAGACCGAACTGAAAAAGGCAATTAAAATTATGGAGGATTATTATGCATACAAAAGAGAATCTGCTGACAAATATTAGCGAGGAGCTGGACTTAGAGTTCGGGAAACCGGGAAGCAAGGAACGAGAAAAATTCGATGAAGAAGCCTATGCCTTCTACACCGGACAACTCTTATCGGAGGCAAGAAAAGAGGCAAAAGTAACGCAGAGCGAGCTGGCGAAACGTTTAAACTCAACAAGGTCGTATATCTCAAGAGTAGAAAATGGAGAAATTATCCCCAGTGCCGCTCGGTTTTACAACATCATCTCGGCCTTGGGTATGCGTATTGAGATTGTCAAACCGATACTTTCTGTTTAAGACTCATCAAGACAAAAGGAACTACCATACGGAAAAGAAAGGTCTCGCCTCTACCCTACCGATAGAATTCATCTTCCCATAGAGACATCCCTCTTCTCCCTTCTCCTTAAAAAAACAATTCCGCAGAGCGCGGAATTGTTTTTTTTTGCCTACTTTTGCAGCCGTTATTCTCTTACATCTATATAACGGAAGAGAAAGTATAAGCAACTTATGAAAAAGAAAATACAATTCAGCCTCGTATATCGAGACATGTGGCAGAGCTCTGGAAAGTTTCAGCCACGTAAAGATCAGTTGGAGCGTATTGCTCCCGTGATTATTGAGATGGGATGCTTTGCGCGCGTCGAGACCAACGGTGGGGCCTTCGAACAAGTGAACCTGCTGGCTGGCGAAAACCCCAATGAGGGCGTTCGGGCCTTCTGTAAGCCGTTCAACGAGGTGGGAATCAAAACCCACATGTTAGACCGTGGACTCAATGCCTTGCGTATGTATCCTGTGCCCGACGAT from Prevotella sp. oral taxon 475 encodes:
- a CDS encoding C10 family peptidase, encoding MIKFLFSFFLFGLTIPVSGVEKTQQYWYRSLLPEIKTEVKPLLQTAWGQNAPYNLLCPQAPGSSVHCKTGCVATAMAQVMKFYAYPEAGKGQISYTYNGDDRRPYAVEVHFDKHQYDWTKMENVYRPLSSYPEEKRMAVAQLMADCGAAVKMQYGKWDSGAFEMDIAPAMKTHFGYDDEAVYMSSMLHEIDDSTWFTTLFKELSAGRPVIYGGITTSYLAHCFVVDGYDSEGKVHVVYGLGEYEDGFVLLKEIAFKYGQSMIVRLHPPKTSTKVERAVQEKPSAQQQIFAIDGTRSACLHRGINVVRDENKRVRKVLVK
- a CDS encoding DUF4886 domain-containing protein; amino-acid sequence: MQRKRFAISSCGLAFSLSLVFVLCVQVAFAGKPLKLLAIGNSFSEDAIEQNLFELAAATGHRMVIGNMYIGGCSLERHCDNARNDKPDYNYRKIGIDGKMTRTANYTLDKALRDEQWDYVSLQQVSQLSGVYSSFQPYLDSLIAYVRARVPATTKLIWHVTWAYAQNSTHGGFANYDCNQGKMYHAIVEGAQRLKKENTHFSLFVPVGTAIQNARTSFVGDHLNRDGFHLDLVLGRYTAACTWFECLFKTNVVGNKFAPKGLSVAQKEVAQWSAHLAIERPFECSPINIGNIATPVSASTFK
- a CDS encoding outer membrane beta-barrel protein; amino-acid sequence: MKARIWIIAVLAIWFGRLGAQEKVVTPFVRMGLTSGFLASRGNAGMPIGFHLGAGAQIRLLSSGRFHLQPALEIYQKGGTLEADYGGKVTIRGLYLQLPVDALLQFHPGQTTYISLGVGPYVGYGIGGTTHATPGLYFYRHIPVDRHYSTFGSEVNMRRWDTGLHVLTQVEFHRYFVGAGFQIGFLAIDKREWSNTYELGSPCALNLYAGYRF
- the queF gene encoding preQ(1) synthase, encoding MTFTREKEGLQSLGSPTQYSMDYAPEVLETFENKHPENDYWVRFNCPEFTSLCPITGQPDFAEIRIAYVPAERMVESKSLKLYLFSFRNHGDFHEDCINIILKDLVRLMNPKYIEVVGLFTPRGGISIYPYANYGMPGTKYELMAQQRFETYDIQR
- a CDS encoding Type 1 glutamine amidotransferase-like domain-containing protein gives rise to the protein MIKLFLCSYFAGVSALLPPFAGKKLEGKTVAFIPTASLHEPYKDYVKEGKQALLALGLKVKELEVGNASKEEIAQTLDESDLIYVSGGNTFFLLQELMRKEADVLLTRQIKAGKLYIGESAGAMILSPNIGYAKEMDNAEEAAPQLRNFDALCLVNFYPLPHYKSFPFEELTDNILKNHSEIPFKPITNVQVICVNGDLVTVEEALKE
- a CDS encoding type II toxin-antitoxin system RelE/ParE family toxin, whose product is MRRKIIAFGRYYKDFMATLNDKEQRKVKYILSLLETEDRLPVKFMKYLSKGLYELRMKYDSNIYRLFFIFDDDKIVVLFNGFQKKTQKTPQTELKKAIKIMEDYYAYKRESADKY
- a CDS encoding cation-translocating P-type ATPase, with the protein product MEKRTIPVVGMACSACSAHIERKLNSLKGVKTATINLPGRTAWVEFEPEEISLEDMKKEVNGIGYDLVIEVQQSAEAIERREFSRLKRKTLLSWLFAFLCMSVSMGWISVGSKEANHQLALLLSLANFAVCGRDFFTRAWLQLRHGSANMDSLVALSTGIAFLFSTFNTFWGEAVWGARGIQWHTYFDASVMIITFVLTGRLLEERAKDETAGSIRQLMGLAPKTARLVDGDELHDVPIATISRGDILEVRAGEKVPVDGEVTQAESFMTTGGAYVDESMITGEPTPALKQKGAKVLAGTMVSQGKLRFKAQQIGEHTALAQIIKMVQQAQGSKAPVQRTVDRVARIFVPTVGIIALITFSLWWIAGGYTALPQALLSAVAVLVIACPCAMGLATPTALMVSIGKAAQMNVLIKDASALESLKSIDAMVIDKTGTLTVPNQNIDFTKADVLPLEQRETLKPHAREAMEELRKLGIEVYMMSGDKEEAAQYWAQQAGIDHYCSRVLPQDKENKVRQLQAVGHKVAMVGDGINDTQALALADVGIAMGKGTDVAIDAAQATLMGDDLRRIPQAIRLSRKTTSMIAQNLFWAFIYNIVCIPLAAGLPHVFGIDFQITPMWASALMAFSSVSVVLNSLRLKLTK
- a CDS encoding queuosine precursor transporter produces the protein MNKKNNQVSVLFMLFSILFCVCLIAANVLETKQISVGSISLTGGLIVFPVSYIINDCVCEVWGYGKARLLIWVGFVMNFFFVLLGALCDAIPGAPYWTNEAGFHAIFGLAPRIVAASFLAFICGSFVNAYIMSRMKLSSGGRNFSLRAVVSTVFGETADSVIFFPLAFWGVIPTAELPWLMFWQVILKTAYEVLVLPITIRVVRYVKRYEQEDAYDNGMNYSIWRVFSI
- a CDS encoding helix-turn-helix domain-containing protein; translated protein: MHTKENLLTNISEELDLEFGKPGSKEREKFDEEAYAFYTGQLLSEARKEAKVTQSELAKRLNSTRSYISRVENGEIIPSAARFYNIISALGMRIEIVKPILSV